One genomic segment of Helicobacter enhydrae includes these proteins:
- a CDS encoding M48 family metallopeptidase: MAIKIHRKPIKNLILRVTPNLEVILSVPLDTCQKEIDRILNKRAKWIEEKLKFFKDRQTPKRLLVSGEDFFYLGKRYRLKIIEDTSNEVALRGKFLYVHLKNTQDYRAKELMIQQWYRERAQNVFATILANYSKRLGLDFQTYSIRTMKTMWGNCKINSRHITLNLELIKKPKRSIEYVVLHELAHIKYPYHNRDFYNYIHLYMPDWENARSKLNG; this comes from the coding sequence ATGGCAATTAAAATCCACCGCAAACCTATCAAGAATCTGATACTAAGAGTCACTCCAAACTTGGAGGTGATTCTAAGTGTTCCACTTGATACTTGCCAAAAAGAGATTGATCGCATTCTCAACAAAAGAGCCAAATGGATCGAAGAGAAGCTGAAGTTTTTCAAAGATAGACAAACGCCCAAACGCCTCCTTGTCAGTGGTGAAGATTTCTTTTATCTAGGGAAGCGGTATCGGCTCAAGATTATTGAGGATACGAGCAATGAAGTCGCTTTGAGAGGGAAGTTTTTGTATGTCCATCTCAAAAACACTCAAGACTATCGAGCCAAAGAGCTGATGATACAACAATGGTATAGAGAGAGGGCGCAAAATGTGTTTGCCACGATCCTTGCCAACTACAGCAAGAGGCTTGGATTGGATTTCCAAACCTACTCTATCCGAACAATGAAAACAATGTGGGGGAATTGCAAAATCAATTCACGACACATTACCCTCAATCTTGAATTGATCAAAAAGCCAAAGAGAAGCATAGAATATGTCGTATTGCACGAACTTGCACATATCAAATACCCCTACCACAATCGAGATTTTTATAACTATATACATCTATATATGCCTGATTGGGAAAACGCAAGATCCAAACTAAATGGGTGA
- a CDS encoding type I restriction endonuclease subunit R, with protein MICSTTEYSTIQKPSIAFLKKLGYTYISPDEALSFRGGDLSNVLFKDILKEKLKELNTHDSSGNPINLSSDSIDKAIKELDVSLEKGLKEANRIVSDLLVYGTTTHTNRNDKQKSKDMRYIDFDNPNNNHFCVTEEFSTKRKFKDIEGATRRPDLVLFVNGIPFGVIELKKSGVDIEEGISQMIRNQDEKEIPHLFKFIQICIAGNNQKAKYGTIYTPIEFYSIWQEEQNQESLFLPQSYGITKPDALDKLFAALLHPKRVLEFISAFIIFDGKVKKIARHQQFFAIKETMKKIQSTKEASKRGGLIWHTQGSGKSLTMSILASLIKKAIPTSRIIVVTDRVDLDEQIHTTFGKTGIEAKRAKNGNHLIELLQKGESVITTLVQKFQAPEKHNIVINSQDIFLLVDESHRTQNGLLHNAMKDSIPNGCYIGFTGTPLTSKEKSSARKFGGFIHKYTIEQALRDKAILPLYYEGRFSEQFINDAINLDKKFEAIARDLSEEEKSHLKKETTKATLSSIQRLEWIAIDIEKHFEKNFKGTGFVAMFATSSKADAVAYHQLFKTHNVLKSAFVISSPDTRVGNTAVGEENEDEVIAEWRKILESYGSEENIIGDFEDGEIDLLIVVDKLLTGFDAPRVACLYLDKRLKEHNLLQAIARANRIYEGKERAYIIDYRGIHKAIDDAMRIYQELADFDKEDIKDVIFGIKDILKELRENHQRLKEFFAEIISQKERGKLQEIYEQFLEEKEKREEFYELLSLFARSLSALMIFPRFKESITNEECDTYKRDLKFYLNLKHSVQIRYHEKVDFKQYQSQIKNMIHQFIGAQEVRVILKLRSVVSEDFLNEIEEQPNDKAKADKIISAISQYIKENKESNPYFYDELSKQIQKVIDEYKEGRLSEKEKLSKLQSIRETLLNHQNHQENQYPKDLSTPPSRAFYDSIKGLIGDLDEEQIIKLAQQIDVIFIQKSKKPNWKNNQDVRNEIVDAIEELIFKEYKDASNEELDKLEEQFMLAGISHYGN; from the coding sequence ATGATCTGCTCAACCACTGAATACAGCACCATTCAAAAGCCTAGCATTGCATTTCTAAAAAAACTAGGCTATACCTATATTTCACCTGATGAAGCCCTCTCTTTTCGGGGTGGGGATCTCTCAAATGTCCTTTTCAAAGACATCCTAAAAGAAAAACTCAAAGAGCTCAATACGCACGATTCTAGTGGAAATCCTATCAACCTCTCTAGCGACTCTATAGACAAAGCTATCAAAGAGCTTGATGTCTCACTAGAAAAAGGACTCAAAGAAGCCAACCGCATTGTGAGTGATTTGCTTGTGTATGGAACGACAACACACACCAACCGCAACGACAAGCAAAAATCCAAAGATATGCGATATATAGATTTTGACAACCCAAACAACAATCATTTTTGCGTCACAGAGGAATTCTCTACCAAAAGGAAATTCAAAGATATAGAGGGGGCAACGCGTCGTCCTGATTTGGTGCTATTTGTCAATGGAATCCCTTTTGGCGTGATAGAGCTTAAAAAATCAGGCGTGGATATTGAGGAGGGAATCTCTCAAATGATTCGCAATCAAGATGAAAAAGAAATCCCTCATCTCTTTAAATTCATTCAAATCTGTATCGCAGGGAATAATCAAAAAGCCAAATATGGCACAATTTACACCCCTATTGAATTTTATAGTATATGGCAAGAAGAACAAAATCAAGAGAGTTTATTCCTCCCTCAATCCTATGGCATCACAAAGCCTGATGCACTAGATAAATTGTTTGCGGCATTATTGCATCCTAAGAGGGTTTTGGAATTTATCTCTGCATTTATTATTTTTGATGGAAAAGTGAAAAAAATAGCAAGGCATCAGCAATTTTTTGCTATCAAAGAAACGATGAAAAAAATCCAATCCACCAAAGAGGCGTCCAAAAGAGGGGGATTGATTTGGCATACTCAAGGCAGTGGCAAATCTCTAACAATGTCTATCCTTGCCTCTTTGATCAAAAAGGCTATCCCTACAAGTCGCATTATTGTCGTAACAGACAGAGTGGATCTTGATGAGCAGATTCATACAACTTTTGGCAAAACGGGTATAGAAGCCAAAAGAGCTAAAAATGGCAATCATCTCATTGAATTACTTCAAAAAGGAGAATCTGTCATCACCACATTAGTGCAAAAATTCCAAGCCCCAGAAAAGCACAATATAGTCATCAACTCTCAAGATATTTTCTTGCTTGTAGATGAATCCCATCGCACTCAAAATGGATTGTTGCATAATGCGATGAAAGATTCTATCCCCAATGGGTGCTATATAGGCTTTACAGGCACACCTCTAACCTCCAAAGAAAAGAGTTCAGCTAGGAAGTTTGGAGGATTTATCCACAAATACACGATTGAACAAGCCCTAAGAGATAAGGCAATTTTGCCACTTTATTATGAAGGAAGATTTTCAGAGCAATTCATCAATGATGCAATCAATCTTGATAAAAAATTTGAAGCCATTGCTAGAGATTTGAGTGAGGAGGAAAAATCACATCTCAAAAAAGAAACAACAAAAGCCACCCTCTCCTCAATCCAAAGACTAGAATGGATTGCTATTGATATAGAAAAGCATTTTGAAAAGAATTTCAAAGGAACGGGGTTTGTTGCGATGTTTGCCACAAGCTCAAAAGCTGATGCAGTAGCATATCATCAACTTTTCAAGACTCACAATGTACTAAAAAGTGCTTTTGTTATCTCCTCTCCTGATACAAGAGTAGGCAATACAGCAGTAGGTGAAGAAAATGAAGATGAAGTGATTGCAGAATGGAGAAAGATATTAGAATCTTATGGAAGTGAAGAAAATATTATAGGGGATTTTGAAGATGGGGAGATTGATTTGCTTATCGTTGTAGATAAACTTCTTACAGGCTTTGACGCACCAAGAGTGGCGTGTCTATATCTAGACAAGAGGCTAAAAGAACACAACTTACTTCAAGCCATTGCTAGAGCCAATCGCATTTATGAGGGGAAAGAAAGAGCGTATATTATTGATTATCGTGGAATCCATAAGGCAATAGATGATGCGATGAGAATCTATCAGGAGCTAGCAGATTTTGACAAAGAAGACATCAAAGATGTCATCTTTGGTATCAAAGACATTCTAAAAGAATTAAGAGAGAATCATCAAAGGCTAAAAGAGTTTTTTGCAGAAATAATAAGCCAAAAAGAACGAGGCAAACTCCAAGAAATTTATGAGCAGTTTTTGGAAGAAAAAGAAAAAAGAGAAGAATTTTATGAGCTTTTGAGTCTTTTTGCGCGCTCCTTGAGTGCTTTGATGATATTTCCTAGATTCAAAGAAAGTATTACAAATGAGGAATGCGATACATACAAAAGAGATTTGAAATTTTATCTCAATCTCAAGCACAGCGTGCAAATTCGCTATCACGAAAAAGTAGATTTCAAACAATACCAATCCCAAATCAAAAACATGATCCACCAATTCATCGGTGCACAAGAGGTGAGAGTGATCCTTAAGCTTAGAAGTGTTGTGAGCGAGGATTTTCTCAATGAGATAGAAGAACAACCCAATGACAAAGCTAAGGCAGATAAAATCATAAGTGCAATCTCTCAATACATCAAAGAAAACAAAGAAAGTAATCCTTATTTCTATGATGAACTATCCAAACAAATCCAAAAAGTCATCGATGAATACAAAGAGGGGCGATTGAGTGAAAAAGAGAAACTCTCCAAACTACAATCTATCCGTGAAACCCTTTTGAATCATCAAAATCATCAAGAAAATCAATATCCCAAAGATTTATCCACTCCTCCCTCAAGGGCATTTTATGATAGTATAAAAGGCTTGATAGGAGATCTAGACGAAGAGCAAATCATCAAGCTAGCACAGCAAATAGATGTGATTTTTATCCAAAAAAGCAAAAAGCCCAATTGGAAAAACAATCAAGATGTGAGAAATGAGATAGTTGATGCGATTGAAGAGCTTATTTTCAAAGAATACAAAGACGCGAGTAATGAAGAGCTTGACAAATTGGAGGAGCAGTTTATGTTAGCTGGTATTTCTCACTATGGCAATTAA
- a CDS encoding AbiTii domain-containing protein — MAKSKIIKELVNGEIPLNKALYRVMVLAKDLKDTKLEQWAKNEVQGYSEDKEIPEYRRVKTHFMGNYLVGDNQFRNAPLPMVFLKHLSPEDQKDFTTHKMTESLEFLESSINQNGKLGMPINPEDMQLFSFDTNAEILSARREINDSEIPRILNEVKTRILDILYELEERFGCLDEMDMSNNDDKDKNEAKEKIHKIIMCETYNNIGMRDNNTIENSNFACKMLGKLKKQKIK; from the coding sequence ATGGCAAAAAGCAAAATTATCAAAGAACTTGTTAATGGTGAGATTCCATTAAATAAAGCACTTTATAGAGTAATGGTTTTGGCAAAAGACTTAAAGGATACAAAACTAGAGCAATGGGCAAAAAATGAAGTGCAAGGATATAGCGAGGATAAAGAGATACCTGAGTATAGAAGAGTAAAGACTCATTTTATGGGCAACTATCTTGTTGGGGATAATCAATTTAGAAATGCTCCATTACCTATGGTATTTTTAAAACACCTTTCTCCAGAAGATCAAAAAGATTTTACAACACATAAAATGACAGAATCTTTGGAATTTCTCGAATCATCTATTAATCAAAATGGGAAATTAGGTATGCCTATAAATCCAGAGGATATGCAATTGTTTTCCTTTGACACCAATGCTGAAATCTTATCGGCAAGGAGAGAAATCAATGATTCAGAGATTCCAAGAATCTTAAATGAAGTAAAAACAAGAATCTTAGATATTTTATATGAACTAGAGGAGAGATTTGGTTGTCTTGATGAAATGGATATGTCAAACAACGATGATAAAGACAAAAATGAGGCAAAAGAAAAAATCCATAAGATCATTATGTGTGAAACATATAACAATATTGGAATGAGAGATAACAACACAATCGAAAATAGCAATTTTGCATGCAAAATGCTTGGAAAATTAAAAAAGCAAAAAATCAAGTAA
- a CDS encoding restriction endonuclease subunit S translates to MTTIPKGYKRTEIGILPENWEVVRLGEVTECLDHKRIPLNESQRARCEKIFPYYGASGMIDYVDDYIFDEKLVLLGEDGANIIDRSTRLAFCVEGKIWVNNHAHVLRPKGINQYFLAEILEILKYDKYNTGTAQPKLKQEIVSRIQIPLPPLAEQEKIAEILSTWDTQIQNLQSLITEKKNLKKGLYQALLSAKIRLAGFNEAWEVVQLGEVAKIYQPQTIKQTNFSKEGFLVYGANGVIGKYHSFNHEKEQIAIACRGNTCGSVHFTKPYSWITGNAMVINLDNSKQLNKFYAYQKLAMDNFDYLITGSGQPQITSDIKNHKIPLPPLAEQEKIAEILSEADREILFLEQKLESLKSQKKGLMQKLLSGKVRSEV, encoded by the coding sequence ATGACTACAATCCCCAAAGGCTATAAACGCACAGAGATTGGAATCTTGCCTGAAAATTGGGAGGTGGTGAGATTGGGGGAGGTGACAGAGTGTTTGGATCACAAAAGAATCCCTCTAAATGAGTCTCAAAGGGCAAGGTGTGAAAAGATATTCCCATATTATGGTGCTTCAGGGATGATTGATTATGTAGATGATTATATTTTTGATGAAAAACTTGTTTTATTAGGAGAGGACGGAGCAAATATTATTGATAGAAGCACTCGTTTGGCTTTCTGTGTTGAAGGTAAAATTTGGGTAAATAATCACGCCCATGTATTGAGACCAAAAGGAATTAATCAATACTTTTTAGCTGAAATTTTGGAGATTCTAAAATATGATAAATACAATACAGGAACAGCTCAACCCAAGCTAAAACAAGAAATTGTTTCTCGTATTCAAATCCCCCTCCCACCCCTAGCAGAGCAGGAAAAAATCGCAGAGATTCTAAGCACTTGGGATACCCAAATCCAAAATCTACAATCCCTCATCACAGAAAAGAAAAATCTCAAAAAAGGGCTATACCAAGCTCTACTATCAGCCAAGATTCGCCTTGCAGGATTCAATGAGGCTTGGGAGGTGGTGCAATTGGGAGAGGTGGCAAAGATTTATCAACCTCAAACAATTAAGCAAACAAATTTTTCTAAAGAGGGATTTTTAGTCTATGGGGCAAATGGGGTTATTGGAAAATACCATTCTTTTAATCACGAAAAAGAACAGATTGCTATTGCTTGTCGTGGCAATACTTGTGGTTCAGTGCATTTCACAAAGCCATACTCTTGGATTACAGGAAATGCTATGGTAATCAATCTCGATAATTCGAAACAACTCAATAAATTTTATGCCTATCAAAAACTTGCAATGGATAATTTTGATTACCTTATCACTGGATCAGGACAACCTCAAATTACAAGTGATATTAAAAATCACAAAATCCCTCTCCCACCCTTAGCGGAGCAGGAAAAAATCGCAGAGATTCTAAGCGAGGCAGATAGGGAGATTCTATTCTTGGAACAAAAATTAGAATCTCTCAAATCTCAAAAAAAGGGATTAATGCAAAAATTACTTAGTGGCAAAGTGAGGAGTGAAGTATGA
- a CDS encoding type I restriction-modification system subunit M has translation MNTTKEKINSVVWNACDSFRGSMDSSKYKDYILSLLFVKYLSDSYKEEESIIYEECKDNPTMLERKLQRRKFKLRKESTFDYLLSQKESSNIGELINGALQHIQNDNETKLGNIFDHIDFNDPNFLGNNKERNRTLSNLLDNFSNDKIDLSPSKLENQDVIGDAYEFLIAEFASDAGKKGGEFFTPSEVSTLLAKLVQAKESSTIYDPTCGSGSLLIKASKEVGNQNFRIFGQEKNSQTHALCRMNMLLHGIEDADIKWGDTIINPQHLENNQLKTFDIIVANPPFSLKEWGAEYAENDTYQRFKHYAIPPKTKGDYAFVIHMLASLAPQGRMGIVLPHGVLFRGSSEEKIRKKILENNLLDAVIGLPENLFYGTSIPACILIFKKDREYQDVLFIDASKEFKKNKNQNKLTEEHITKILTTYQNRQEIEKYSHIATMEEIQENDYNLNIPRYVDTFEEEEEIDIPSTLDKIAKLDEEISKTQAKMDNYLKELGLV, from the coding sequence ATGAATACAACAAAAGAAAAAATCAATTCTGTAGTATGGAATGCGTGCGATAGCTTCAGAGGTAGTATGGATAGCTCAAAGTATAAAGACTATATCCTAAGCCTTCTTTTTGTCAAATATCTCTCTGATAGCTACAAAGAAGAAGAGAGTATCATTTATGAAGAATGCAAAGACAATCCAACAATGCTTGAGCGAAAGCTCCAAAGAAGAAAATTCAAATTACGCAAAGAAAGCACTTTTGACTATCTGCTATCCCAAAAAGAGAGCAGCAATATTGGTGAGCTCATCAATGGAGCACTTCAGCATATCCAAAATGACAATGAAACCAAACTAGGAAATATTTTTGATCATATCGATTTCAACGATCCAAATTTTTTGGGCAACAACAAAGAACGCAACAGAACGCTTTCAAACCTACTTGATAACTTCTCAAATGACAAAATCGATCTCTCCCCCAGCAAACTCGAAAACCAAGATGTCATAGGGGACGCCTATGAGTTTCTCATCGCAGAGTTTGCAAGTGATGCGGGCAAAAAAGGGGGAGAGTTTTTCACCCCTAGCGAAGTCTCCACACTTCTTGCCAAACTTGTCCAAGCCAAAGAATCTAGCACAATCTATGATCCAACTTGTGGATCAGGCTCATTGCTCATCAAAGCAAGTAAAGAAGTGGGCAATCAAAACTTCAGAATCTTTGGACAAGAAAAAAACTCACAAACCCACGCCCTCTGCCGTATGAATATGCTTTTGCATGGGATTGAAGATGCTGATATCAAATGGGGGGACACTATCATCAACCCTCAGCATTTGGAAAACAATCAACTCAAAACCTTTGACATCATCGTCGCAAATCCGCCATTTTCTCTCAAAGAATGGGGGGCTGAATACGCAGAAAATGACACATACCAACGCTTCAAACATTATGCGATTCCACCCAAAACCAAAGGAGACTATGCTTTTGTAATCCACATGCTCGCCTCACTTGCCCCACAAGGCAGAATGGGTATCGTGCTTCCTCACGGCGTATTGTTTCGTGGAAGCAGTGAAGAAAAAATTCGCAAAAAAATCCTTGAGAATAATCTCTTAGATGCTGTAATTGGACTTCCTGAAAATCTCTTCTATGGGACTTCTATCCCTGCGTGTATTTTAATCTTCAAAAAAGATAGAGAATATCAAGATGTCTTATTTATCGATGCAAGCAAGGAGTTCAAAAAAAACAAGAACCAAAACAAGCTTACAGAGGAGCATATCACCAAGATTCTCACAACCTATCAAAACCGCCAAGAGATAGAGAAATACTCTCATATTGCTACAATGGAAGAAATCCAAGAAAACGACTACAACCTCAACATCCCAAGATATGTAGATACCTTTGAAGAAGAGGAAGAGATAGACATCCCCTCCACATTGGACAAAATCGCCAAGCTTGATGAAGAGATCAGCAAAACTCAAGCCAAAATGGACAACTATCTCAAAGAATTGGGGCTAGTATGA
- a CDS encoding restriction endonuclease subunit S, translating to MMRKLGDLSSFRSGLQLSRSQNQKDDADFSYRVIRISNFGDLGTLDLRDLDQVAFAKPILKDNLTQEGDVLVRLKAPLKAVYITKDYAGYVFSSVMAVIQTDPNLLLPQYLAHYLNSSIPQGYFQECSTNGTTMSFLRLMDLRELEIHLPSLELQHKIAQFVCESDKKLALLQEKIKIETSLRNGRFKQFITQGENQ from the coding sequence ATGATGAGAAAGCTTGGCGATCTATCATCTTTTCGCTCTGGTTTGCAGTTAAGTCGCTCTCAAAATCAAAAAGATGATGCGGATTTTTCTTATAGGGTTATTAGGATCTCAAATTTTGGTGATTTGGGCACGCTTGATTTGCGGGATTTGGATCAAGTCGCATTTGCCAAACCCATTCTCAAAGACAATTTGACACAAGAGGGCGATGTGCTTGTGAGGCTCAAAGCACCTCTAAAAGCGGTATATATCACAAAAGATTATGCGGGTTATGTTTTTTCTTCGGTGATGGCAGTCATTCAAACAGATCCAAACCTGCTTTTGCCCCAATATCTTGCCCACTATCTCAACTCTTCAATCCCTCAAGGATATTTCCAAGAGTGTAGCACCAATGGGACGACAATGTCGTTTTTGAGGCTTATGGATCTTAGGGAGTTGGAAATCCATCTGCCAAGCTTAGAGTTGCAACACAAAATTGCCCAGTTTGTCTGCGAATCAGACAAGAAACTTGCACTATTGCAAGAAAAAATCAAAATAGAAACCTCATTGAGAAATGGGAGATTCAAACAATTCATCACACAAGGAGAAAACCAATGA
- a CDS encoding fumarate reductase cytochrome b subunit, with the protein MASEKAVIESYADTTSDRKKSRLPAKLDWWQSATGLFLALFMIAHMFFVSSILISPHAFDWLVGMAELDFVFGHRKPWVTSLVVLVVLSAFIAHAFLALRKFPINYKQFLKMRTHKNLMRHSDTSLWWIQAMTGFVLFFLGSAHLFVIMLSPNSPDALVGIGSVASSLRFVEQHFWILYLFLLIAVELHGSIGLYRLAVKWGWFDKWGKTPEGTRKVLQKVKMGMTIFFLTLGFLTYGAYIKYGLELSQSEVRKTSIVTEEKIEEIKIDVLEK; encoded by the coding sequence ATGGCATCAGAAAAGGCAGTGATTGAGAGTTATGCAGATACAACTAGCGATAGAAAAAAAAGTCGCTTACCTGCAAAACTTGATTGGTGGCAAAGTGCAACGGGGTTGTTCCTCGCTTTGTTTATGATTGCACATATGTTTTTTGTCTCTAGTATTTTGATTAGCCCGCACGCGTTTGATTGGCTAGTTGGAATGGCAGAGCTTGATTTTGTGTTTGGGCATCGCAAGCCTTGGGTGACTTCATTGGTGGTGCTTGTGGTTTTGAGTGCGTTTATCGCTCACGCCTTTTTGGCTCTGCGTAAATTCCCTATCAACTACAAGCAGTTCCTCAAAATGCGAACACACAAGAATCTAATGAGACATAGCGATACGAGTCTTTGGTGGATCCAAGCGATGACGGGTTTTGTGCTTTTCTTTTTGGGGAGTGCACATTTGTTTGTGATTATGCTCTCTCCCAATAGCCCTGACGCATTGGTGGGGATCGGCTCTGTGGCATCTTCATTGCGTTTTGTGGAGCAACATTTTTGGATTTTGTATCTTTTTTTGTTGATTGCAGTTGAGCTTCACGGAAGCATTGGGCTTTATCGTTTGGCTGTGAAATGGGGGTGGTTTGACAAATGGGGCAAAACTCCTGAAGGCACAAGAAAAGTGTTGCAAAAAGTAAAAATGGGAATGACGATTTTTTTCCTCACGCTCGGCTTTTTGACTTATGGAGCTTATATCAAATACGGACTTGAGCTTTCTCAATCTGAAGTAAGGAAAACTAGCATTGTGACAGAAGAGAAAATCGAAGAAATCAAAATTGATGTGTTGGAGAAGTAG
- a CDS encoding fumarate reductase flavoprotein subunit yields MKIVYSDALVVGGGLAGLRSAIGCRQLGLKTIVLSLIPVKRSHSAAAQGGMQASLGNATKARGDNEDIHFMDTVKGSDWGCDQKVARMFAATAPKAIRELASWGVPWNRVKAGEHSAIIKGQKETFQEDEEAHGLINARDFGGTKKWRACYTGDATGHSMLYAVANEAMRLGTEILDRKEMVAVIHYEGKCYGVVARDLVTGELIAFVSKGTLIATGGYGRIYKNTTNAVICDGVAAGAVLETGIVRLGNMEAVQFHPTPIVPSGILLTEGCRGDGGLLRDVDGHAFMADYEPEKRDLASRDVVSRRMLEHIKAGKGIKSPYGDHLWLDISILGAEHIHKNLRDVWEIAHCFNGIDLAQKGVYAPVRPMQHYSMGGIRTNARGETKLKGLFAAGEAACWDMHGFNRLGGNSVAEAVVAGMVVGDYFAEHCKNSQAEISTEVIQGFLDREQAKLEAIIQRENGENPFKLKAQMQELVEEYIGIFRTEEGLQKAVDGLEELCRRSKNISIHYKELSANPELEEAYRVQKMIKIALCVAKGALERKESRGAHSREDYPKRDDANWLKRTLAYWKNAEDTMPTLEYEELDIMEMEIAPAYRGYGPQGMIIENEKSAKRAQEIEEITQKLKEDGKNRWEIQDALMPFELQERYKARIERIGEPL; encoded by the coding sequence ATGAAGATTGTGTATTCAGACGCGTTGGTTGTAGGTGGAGGATTGGCTGGTTTGAGATCAGCGATTGGTTGTCGTCAATTGGGGCTCAAAACGATTGTTTTGAGTTTGATTCCTGTGAAGCGTTCGCACTCTGCAGCGGCTCAAGGAGGAATGCAAGCAAGTCTAGGAAATGCGACAAAGGCTAGGGGGGATAATGAGGATATTCATTTTATGGACACAGTCAAAGGGAGCGATTGGGGTTGTGATCAAAAGGTGGCAAGAATGTTTGCTGCCACAGCTCCCAAAGCGATTCGTGAGCTTGCATCTTGGGGCGTGCCTTGGAATCGCGTAAAAGCAGGAGAGCATAGTGCGATCATCAAAGGGCAAAAGGAGACTTTTCAAGAAGATGAAGAGGCTCACGGACTGATCAATGCACGAGATTTTGGTGGGACTAAAAAATGGAGAGCTTGTTATACAGGAGATGCTACAGGGCATTCGATGCTTTATGCAGTTGCCAATGAGGCGATGAGGCTTGGCACTGAAATCTTGGATCGCAAAGAAATGGTTGCTGTGATTCACTATGAGGGCAAATGCTATGGCGTGGTGGCAAGGGATTTGGTGACAGGAGAACTCATCGCCTTTGTTTCTAAAGGCACATTGATTGCCACAGGGGGATATGGTAGGATTTACAAAAACACTACAAATGCTGTGATTTGTGATGGTGTGGCAGCGGGAGCAGTGCTTGAAACAGGGATTGTGAGGCTTGGAAATATGGAAGCAGTGCAATTCCATCCTACGCCCATTGTACCTAGTGGGATTTTGCTGACTGAAGGTTGCAGGGGTGATGGGGGATTGCTTAGAGATGTCGATGGACACGCTTTTATGGCAGATTATGAACCAGAAAAGAGGGATTTGGCAAGTCGCGATGTGGTGAGTCGTAGAATGCTAGAGCATATCAAAGCAGGCAAAGGGATCAAATCGCCTTATGGGGATCATTTGTGGCTTGATATTTCTATTTTGGGGGCAGAGCATATCCACAAAAACTTGCGTGATGTTTGGGAGATTGCACATTGTTTCAATGGTATTGATTTGGCACAAAAAGGCGTATATGCCCCCGTGCGTCCTATGCAGCACTATAGTATGGGCGGGATTCGCACCAATGCAAGAGGGGAAACCAAGCTCAAAGGACTTTTTGCAGCAGGAGAGGCGGCGTGTTGGGATATGCACGGATTCAATCGTTTGGGAGGAAACTCTGTAGCAGAGGCAGTTGTGGCAGGAATGGTTGTGGGAGATTATTTTGCAGAGCATTGCAAAAACTCTCAAGCTGAAATTTCAACAGAGGTGATTCAAGGGTTTTTGGACAGAGAACAAGCCAAGCTTGAGGCGATTATCCAGAGAGAAAATGGAGAGAATCCTTTCAAACTCAAAGCACAAATGCAAGAGCTTGTGGAGGAATATATCGGGATTTTTAGGACAGAAGAGGGGTTGCAAAAAGCAGTTGATGGTTTGGAGGAGTTGTGCAGACGCTCCAAAAATATTTCTATCCATTACAAAGAGTTGAGTGCAAATCCTGAGCTTGAAGAGGCTTATCGCGTCCAAAAAATGATAAAAATTGCCCTATGTGTCGCTAAGGGGGCTTTGGAAAGGAAAGAAAGCAGGGGGGCTCATAGTCGTGAGGATTATCCAAAGCGTGATGATGCCAATTGGCTCAAACGCACTCTTGCATATTGGAAAAATGCAGAGGATACGATGCCCACACTTGAGTATGAAGAGCTTGATATTATGGAGATGGAAATCGCTCCTGCCTATCGTGGCTATGGACCACAAGGTATGATTATCGAGAATGAAAAATCAGCCAAACGCGCCCAAGAAATCGAAGAGATCACCCAAAAACTCAAAGAAGATGGCAAAAATCGTTGGGAAATCCAAGATGCCTTGATGCCTTTTGAGCTCCAAGAGCGTTATAAAGCAAGAATTGAAAGAATAGGAGAACCATTATGA